A section of the Rhizobium sp. BT03 genome encodes:
- a CDS encoding VOC family protein, which yields MALKRMDNVGIVVEDLTAAIDFFGELGLALEGRAMVEGEWAGRITGLGDQRVEIAMMRTPDGHSRLELSRFLMPDVVADHRNAPVNALGYLRVMFTVDDIDETLERLRAHGAQLVGEIVQYKDAYRLCYIRGPEGILLGLAQELS from the coding sequence ATGGCGCTCAAGCGGATGGACAATGTAGGCATCGTCGTCGAAGACCTCACCGCGGCGATTGATTTCTTTGGCGAGCTCGGCCTTGCGCTCGAAGGACGGGCCATGGTCGAAGGAGAATGGGCCGGGCGGATCACGGGGCTGGGCGATCAGCGGGTCGAGATTGCCATGATGCGCACACCTGATGGCCACAGCCGGCTCGAACTCTCCCGCTTCCTCATGCCCGATGTCGTCGCAGACCACCGCAACGCCCCGGTCAACGCGCTCGGCTATCTCCGCGTCATGTTCACCGTTGATGACATCGACGAGACGCTGGAGAGGCTTCGCGCGCATGGCGCGCAACTCGTCGGCGAAATAGTCCAGTATAAAGATGCCTATCGGCTCTGCTACATAAGAGGGCCCGAAGGGATTCTCCTCGGACTTGCCCAGGAACTCAGCTGA
- a CDS encoding ABC transporter ATP-binding protein, whose protein sequence is MTDAILALDTVTKTFGHGASAVHAARSISFSLRAGRALALVGESGSGKTTCARMAMREYLPTSGRILYKGRPVETANSAEIARYRRSVQMIFQDPFASLNPAHTIAHHLRRPLKLHRPEIKGSEIDVAVRELLTRVRLDPDLVAPKYPHELSGGQRQRVNIARALAVRPEVIVADEPTSMLDVSVRLGVLNLLNEMKQEMNLGLLYITHDIATARYVAEDIAVMYAGQIVEWGSTARVIDNPLHPYTRLLLSAVPDPDVRFDDPKARLRPDEVEDIRRRSAAAQDDIVEVEPGHFMRMI, encoded by the coding sequence GTGACTGATGCCATTCTCGCACTCGACACGGTGACGAAGACCTTCGGCCACGGCGCGTCCGCCGTTCATGCTGCCCGCTCGATCTCCTTTTCGCTGCGCGCCGGCCGGGCACTGGCGCTCGTCGGCGAATCCGGCAGCGGCAAGACGACCTGCGCCCGCATGGCAATGCGCGAATACCTGCCGACATCGGGCCGCATCCTCTACAAGGGCCGGCCGGTCGAGACGGCCAATTCCGCCGAGATCGCCCGCTACCGCCGCTCGGTGCAGATGATCTTCCAGGATCCCTTCGCCTCGCTGAACCCCGCCCATACCATCGCGCACCACCTCCGCCGGCCGCTGAAGCTGCATCGCCCGGAGATCAAAGGAAGCGAGATCGACGTCGCGGTCCGCGAACTGCTGACGCGCGTCAGGCTCGATCCCGATCTCGTCGCGCCAAAATATCCGCATGAACTCTCCGGCGGCCAGCGCCAGCGCGTCAACATCGCCCGCGCCCTCGCTGTCAGGCCGGAAGTGATCGTCGCCGACGAACCGACCTCGATGCTCGACGTCTCGGTGCGCCTCGGCGTGCTCAACCTGTTGAACGAGATGAAGCAGGAGATGAATCTCGGCCTGCTCTACATCACCCATGATATCGCCACCGCCCGTTATGTCGCGGAGGACATCGCCGTGATGTATGCCGGCCAGATCGTCGAATGGGGCAGCACCGCCCGGGTGATCGACAATCCGCTGCATCCCTATACCAGGCTGCTGCTTTCAGCCGTGCCCGATCCCGACGTCCGCTTCGACGATCCGAAGGCGCGGCTGAGGCCCGACGAGGTGGAGGATATCCGCCGCCGTTCGGCCGCGGCCCAGGACGATATCGTCGAAGTGGAGCCGGGTCATTTCATGCGGATGATCTGA
- a CDS encoding ABC transporter ATP-binding protein has product MTQPLLSVRSLTIDYIGEEKDFRAVDDVSFDVAPGEVFGLAGESGCGKSTIAFAISRLHKPPALIRKESRILLDGRDVLGLDRQALAAFRWREVAMVFQSAMNSLNPVLRVETQFYDVLRTHKNMSRAQARERTAEMLKLVDIAPDRMRDYPHQFSGGMRQRIVIAICMALDPKLVIMDEPTTALDVVVQREILQRINELRRSFGFSVLFITHDLGLMVQFCDRIGIMLSGRLVEQNTAEAIYRTPQHDYTKKLWASFPSLHGGVLL; this is encoded by the coding sequence GTGACCCAGCCGCTGCTTTCGGTGAGGAGCCTCACCATCGATTATATCGGCGAGGAGAAGGATTTCCGCGCCGTCGACGATGTCAGCTTCGACGTGGCGCCGGGCGAGGTCTTCGGCCTTGCCGGCGAATCCGGCTGCGGCAAGAGCACCATCGCCTTCGCCATCAGCCGGCTGCACAAGCCGCCGGCGCTGATCCGCAAGGAGAGCCGCATCCTGCTCGACGGCCGCGACGTGCTCGGCCTCGACCGGCAGGCGCTTGCCGCCTTCCGCTGGCGCGAGGTCGCCATGGTCTTTCAGAGCGCCATGAACTCGCTGAACCCGGTGCTGCGCGTCGAGACACAGTTCTATGATGTGCTGCGCACCCACAAAAACATGAGCCGCGCGCAAGCCCGGGAGCGCACTGCCGAAATGCTGAAGCTGGTCGACATCGCGCCGGATCGCATGCGTGATTATCCGCATCAGTTTTCAGGCGGCATGCGCCAGCGCATCGTCATCGCTATCTGCATGGCGCTCGACCCAAAACTCGTCATCATGGATGAGCCGACGACGGCGCTCGACGTCGTCGTTCAGCGCGAGATCCTGCAGCGCATCAACGAGCTGCGCCGCAGCTTCGGCTTCTCCGTGCTGTTCATCACCCATGATCTCGGCCTGATGGTGCAATTCTGCGACCGCATCGGCATCATGCTGTCAGGCAGGCTGGTGGAGCAAAACACCGCCGAAGCGATCTACCGGACGCCGCAGCATGATTACACGAAGAAGCTCTGGGCCTCCTTCCCCTCACTGCATGGAGGCGTGCTGCTGTGA
- a CDS encoding ABC transporter permease, with protein MRTLLRNRKALVGLLIIAFIVIVAIAAPLLTQYDPAARTGRPHQPPSLDHILGTTRIGQDVFARLIYGARTSLAVGFGAGLLITLVGTALGIISGYRGGKTDEIISFFTNMVLVVPNLPLLLVLAAFIGQASPLVIALILGATSWAWGARVTRAETLSVKQKDFVKSAEMMGEPQWRIMTFEIFPNVISIVGINFIGSVIFAIITEATLEFLGLGDPKAISWGTMLYNAQKASALSVGAWWDILTPCFALALLGIGMSLLNFAVDEIANPRLRTGNHLKRWSLLVRSGEGRL; from the coding sequence ATGAGAACCCTGCTTCGAAACCGCAAGGCGCTGGTCGGCCTCCTGATCATCGCCTTCATCGTCATCGTCGCGATCGCAGCCCCTTTGCTGACGCAATACGATCCCGCCGCCCGCACCGGGCGGCCGCATCAGCCGCCGTCGCTCGACCATATTCTCGGCACCACCCGCATCGGCCAGGATGTCTTTGCCCGGCTGATCTACGGCGCCCGCACCTCGCTCGCCGTCGGTTTCGGCGCCGGCCTGCTGATCACGCTGGTTGGTACTGCGCTCGGCATCATCTCCGGCTATCGCGGCGGCAAGACGGACGAGATCATCAGCTTCTTCACCAATATGGTGCTCGTCGTGCCCAACCTGCCGCTGCTGCTGGTGCTCGCCGCCTTCATCGGTCAGGCGAGCCCGCTCGTCATCGCGCTCATCCTCGGCGCCACCTCCTGGGCCTGGGGGGCCCGCGTCACCCGCGCCGAGACGCTCTCCGTCAAACAGAAGGATTTCGTCAAATCGGCCGAGATGATGGGCGAGCCGCAATGGCGCATCATGACATTCGAGATTTTCCCCAACGTGATCTCCATCGTCGGCATCAATTTCATCGGCAGCGTCATCTTCGCGATTATTACCGAGGCGACGCTGGAATTTCTCGGCCTCGGCGATCCGAAAGCGATTTCCTGGGGCACGATGCTTTACAACGCGCAGAAGGCTTCCGCCCTTTCGGTCGGCGCATGGTGGGATATCCTCACACCCTGTTTCGCGCTCGCCCTCCTCGGCATCGGCATGTCCCTCCTCAATTTCGCCGTCGACGAGATCGCCAATCCGCGGCTGCGCACCGGCAATCACCTGAAGCGCTGGTCCCTGCTCGTTCGCTCAGGGGAGGGCCGCCTGTGA
- a CDS encoding ABC transporter permease, giving the protein MAFLLRRLVFYIAAFIAAATINFFLPRLMPGDPVQIMFSSAGAELPPESLQALKLTFGFVDGPLWQQYLTYLSSIFTGDLGRSIKYFPLPVTSVLGHALVWTVSLMGTATIVSFALGTFLGILAAWRRGSRFDVVVSVGAIFATSVPAVVTSLIVLFIFGFTLGWFPNGYAADPSLDPAFSLHYLGSVAYHGILPMVTLCTVLIGGFTVTMRNNMINLLGEDYIVMARAKGLSDRHVMLWYAARNALLPTVSSLAIAIGTILGGSLVTEVVYNYPGLGNILYQAILARDYPVIQGQLLIMTATMLIANFIVDVSYILLDPRLKGA; this is encoded by the coding sequence ATGGCTTTCCTGCTTCGCCGCCTCGTCTTCTACATAGCAGCCTTCATCGCGGCAGCGACGATCAACTTCTTCCTGCCCCGCCTGATGCCGGGCGATCCCGTGCAGATCATGTTTTCGAGCGCCGGCGCCGAATTGCCGCCGGAAAGCCTGCAGGCGCTGAAGCTGACCTTCGGCTTCGTCGATGGGCCGCTCTGGCAGCAATATCTCACCTATCTCAGCAGCATTTTTACCGGCGATCTCGGCCGCTCGATCAAATATTTCCCGCTGCCGGTGACCTCCGTGCTCGGCCATGCGCTGGTCTGGACCGTCAGCCTGATGGGAACGGCGACGATCGTCAGCTTCGCGCTCGGCACCTTCCTCGGCATCCTCGCCGCCTGGCGCCGCGGCAGCAGGTTCGATGTCGTCGTCTCCGTCGGCGCGATCTTTGCCACCTCGGTGCCGGCGGTCGTCACCTCGCTGATCGTGCTCTTCATCTTCGGCTTCACGCTCGGCTGGTTTCCGAACGGCTATGCCGCCGATCCCTCGCTCGATCCGGCCTTCAGCCTGCACTATCTCGGCAGCGTCGCCTATCACGGCATCCTGCCTATGGTCACACTCTGCACCGTTCTGATCGGCGGCTTCACCGTCACCATGCGCAACAACATGATCAACCTGCTCGGTGAGGACTATATCGTCATGGCCCGCGCCAAGGGCCTGTCCGACCGGCATGTGATGCTCTGGTATGCGGCGCGCAACGCCCTGCTGCCGACCGTCTCCAGCCTTGCCATCGCCATCGGCACCATTCTCGGCGGTTCGCTAGTGACGGAGGTCGTCTACAACTATCCCGGCCTCGGCAATATTCTCTACCAGGCGATCCTCGCCCGCGATTATCCGGTCATCCAGGGCCAGCTCCTCATCATGACCGCGACCATGCTGATCGCCAATTTCATCGTCGACGTCAGTTATATCCTGCTCGACCCGCGGCTGAAGGGAGCATGA
- a CDS encoding ABC transporter substrate-binding protein, with the protein MKKYLLAAAALTLLSGSAMAQTVLTANIEPATTWVRNFNPFNQTSSRQSTLDFIYEPLVIFNRFDSNKPVYRLAESFKLSDDLKSIDFKLRPNLKWSDGKPLTAADVTFTYAYLKKFPALDFVSIWSFVTDVKAVDAQTVRFTLANPSSLAAEQISQLPIVPEHVWKDVADPVTFANENPVGSGPLTEVPRFTGQTYDQCRNPNYWDNAHLKVDCIRFPQLADNNQILTATADGTLDWGVSFIPDIDNVYVSKDPAHFHYWYSPSSMVAFLFNLETANENNKKAFNDLKFRRAVGMALDRKTMIDVAGYGYPTLNEDPGLMGELYKSWADPSVKSDFGKFATYDADAAKALLDEAGYKDKDGDGFRDNPDGSKISFSIIVPNSWTDWVDTVNIAVEGMQAVGIDAKIETPEEAVWTGNLINGSFDAAINSLPASASPYYPYKRAFSASDKGKTRFTAQRWFNPDVEKLVTEFTQTADLATQKEVMNKAQRIVAENMPMIPVFNNPNWYQYNTKRFTGWSTKENPFVNPSISRTNPARLLNLLALEPVK; encoded by the coding sequence ATGAAAAAGTATCTTCTTGCCGCCGCTGCCCTGACACTGCTTTCAGGCTCCGCCATGGCGCAAACGGTCCTGACGGCGAATATCGAACCGGCGACGACCTGGGTTCGCAACTTCAACCCGTTCAACCAGACCTCGTCGCGCCAGTCGACGCTCGATTTCATCTATGAGCCGCTCGTTATCTTCAACCGCTTCGACAGCAACAAGCCGGTCTATCGCCTGGCCGAAAGCTTCAAGCTCTCCGACGATCTGAAAAGCATCGATTTCAAGCTGCGCCCGAACCTGAAATGGTCTGATGGTAAGCCGCTGACCGCAGCCGACGTCACCTTCACCTATGCCTATCTGAAGAAATTCCCGGCGCTCGACTTCGTCAGCATCTGGAGCTTCGTCACCGATGTTAAAGCCGTCGATGCCCAGACCGTGCGCTTCACGCTCGCCAATCCGAGCTCTCTCGCCGCCGAGCAGATCTCGCAGCTGCCGATCGTTCCGGAACATGTCTGGAAGGACGTCGCCGATCCCGTCACCTTCGCCAACGAGAACCCGGTCGGCAGCGGACCGCTGACCGAGGTCCCTCGTTTCACCGGCCAGACCTACGACCAGTGCCGCAACCCGAACTATTGGGACAATGCGCATCTGAAGGTCGATTGCATACGCTTCCCGCAGCTTGCCGACAACAACCAGATCCTGACGGCAACCGCCGACGGCACGCTCGACTGGGGCGTCTCCTTCATCCCCGATATCGACAATGTCTATGTGTCCAAGGATCCGGCGCATTTCCACTACTGGTATTCGCCGAGCAGCATGGTCGCCTTCCTGTTCAACCTGGAAACCGCGAACGAGAACAACAAGAAGGCCTTCAACGACCTGAAGTTCCGCCGTGCCGTCGGCATGGCGCTCGACCGCAAGACGATGATCGACGTCGCCGGCTACGGCTATCCGACGCTGAACGAAGATCCCGGCCTGATGGGCGAGCTTTACAAGAGCTGGGCCGACCCGTCCGTCAAATCAGACTTTGGCAAGTTCGCGACCTATGACGCCGACGCCGCCAAGGCGCTGCTCGACGAGGCGGGTTACAAGGACAAGGACGGCGATGGTTTCCGCGACAATCCCGACGGCAGCAAGATCTCCTTCTCGATCATCGTCCCGAACTCCTGGACGGACTGGGTCGACACCGTCAACATCGCTGTCGAAGGCATGCAGGCGGTCGGCATCGACGCCAAGATCGAAACACCTGAAGAGGCCGTGTGGACCGGCAACCTCATCAACGGCAGCTTCGATGCGGCGATCAACAGCCTGCCGGCATCAGCCTCGCCCTACTATCCCTATAAGCGCGCCTTCAGCGCCTCGGACAAAGGCAAGACCCGCTTCACCGCGCAACGCTGGTTCAACCCCGATGTCGAGAAACTCGTGACCGAGTTCACCCAGACCGCCGACCTTGCCACGCAGAAAGAGGTGATGAACAAGGCGCAGCGCATCGTCGCCGAGAACATGCCCATGATCCCGGTGTTCAACAATCCGAACTGGTATCAGTACAACACCAAGCGTTTCACCGGCTGGTCGACCAAGGAAAATCCCTTCGTCAATCCGTCGATTTCGCGAACGAACCCGGCGCGTCTCTTGAACCTGCTCGCACTCGAGCCGGTCAAGTAA
- a CDS encoding glycoside hydrolase family 3 N-terminal domain-containing protein, with amino-acid sequence MSSTPLALFVGLPNPVLSDDEFALFRETNPLGLFVGRRNQREPEQTKRLIERFREAVGRDDAPVFTDQEGGRVQHLDAGPWPLFRSFGQFAELARRDFELSKRALRLSSQAMGAMMTELGLSSGCSPVLDLVFETTSAVIGARSFGPDPDVIAALGREVVDGLLETGNMPVMKHIPGHGRATLDSHKERPVVDVSRETLIATDFKPFVALKDTPWAMVAHVVYSAYDKELPASVSPVMHDVIRNDLGYDGVLISDCIFMESLAGTLPERVEQVLDAGFDIALHSHGDVRESEAAARAARPLKEAAVKRIAAGQARLGNLKVDVRAAHRQVEDIFASASVS; translated from the coding sequence TTGTCCTCGACCCCGCTCGCCCTTTTTGTCGGCCTTCCCAATCCGGTTCTTTCGGATGATGAATTCGCGCTGTTTCGTGAGACCAATCCGCTCGGTCTCTTCGTCGGCCGGCGCAATCAGCGCGAGCCGGAGCAGACCAAGCGGCTGATCGAACGCTTCCGCGAAGCCGTCGGCCGCGACGATGCGCCCGTCTTCACCGACCAGGAAGGCGGGCGCGTCCAGCACCTCGATGCCGGCCCCTGGCCGCTCTTCCGCAGCTTCGGGCAGTTCGCCGAACTGGCGCGCCGCGATTTCGAGCTCAGCAAAAGAGCATTGCGCCTTTCCTCCCAGGCCATGGGCGCGATGATGACGGAACTCGGCCTTTCCAGCGGCTGCTCGCCCGTTCTCGACCTCGTCTTCGAGACGACGAGCGCGGTCATCGGCGCCCGCTCTTTCGGCCCCGATCCCGATGTCATCGCCGCCCTCGGCCGCGAGGTGGTCGACGGCCTGCTCGAGACCGGCAACATGCCCGTGATGAAACATATTCCCGGCCATGGCCGCGCCACGCTCGACTCCCATAAGGAGCGCCCGGTGGTCGACGTCAGCCGCGAGACGCTCATTGCGACCGATTTCAAGCCCTTCGTGGCGCTGAAGGATACGCCCTGGGCCATGGTCGCCCATGTCGTCTACTCCGCCTACGACAAGGAGCTGCCGGCCTCCGTCTCTCCTGTCATGCACGACGTCATCCGCAACGATCTCGGCTATGACGGCGTGCTGATCTCCGACTGCATCTTCATGGAATCGCTCGCCGGCACATTGCCGGAACGCGTCGAACAGGTGCTCGACGCCGGCTTCGACATCGCCCTCCACAGCCACGGCGATGTCAGGGAAAGCGAAGCCGCCGCCAGGGCCGCGCGGCCGCTGAAGGAGGCGGCGGTGAAGCGCATTGCCGCCGGCCAGGCCCGCCTCGGCAATCTCAAGGTCGATGTCCGCGCCGCCCACCGCCAAGTCGAAGACATATTTGCCAGCGCCTCGGTCTCCTGA
- a CDS encoding GNAT family N-acetyltransferase yields the protein MPDLLVSLYSTELADLQRKADHVGVSIRPALPPELHLVINWVRERFSENWASEVSVAFSRQPVACLIAIEGRELLGFACYDTTARGFFGPTGVDPEARGKGIGLALFSACLQTMKTLGHAYAFIGDAGPVDFYAKTAGAIIIPAPDKGIYEGMLRSMPAMTI from the coding sequence GTGCCAGACCTGCTTGTGAGTCTATACTCGACAGAGCTCGCCGACCTGCAACGGAAAGCCGATCATGTCGGCGTCTCCATCCGCCCGGCCCTCCCCCCGGAGCTGCATCTCGTGATCAATTGGGTTCGCGAACGGTTCAGCGAGAACTGGGCAAGCGAGGTCTCGGTCGCCTTCTCCCGCCAGCCCGTCGCCTGCCTGATCGCCATCGAAGGCCGTGAGCTGCTCGGCTTTGCCTGCTACGACACGACGGCGCGCGGCTTCTTCGGCCCGACCGGCGTCGACCCTGAAGCCCGCGGCAAGGGTATCGGGCTCGCGCTGTTTTCCGCCTGCCTTCAGACCATGAAGACGCTTGGGCATGCCTATGCCTTCATCGGCGATGCCGGCCCGGTCGATTTCTACGCCAAGACCGCAGGCGCCATCATCATCCCCGCCCCCGACAAGGGCATCTACGAAGGCATGCTGAGAAGCATGCCGGCAATGACCATCTGA